In Rattus norvegicus strain BN/NHsdMcwi chromosome 3, GRCr8, whole genome shotgun sequence, a genomic segment contains:
- the F2 gene encoding prothrombin precursor produces the protein MSHVRGLGLPGCLALAALASLVHSQHVFLAPQQALSLLQRVRRANSGFLEELRKGNLERECVEEQCSYEEAFEALESPQDTDVFWAKYTVCDSVRKPRETFMDCLEGRCAMDLGLNYHGNVSVTHTGIECQLWRSRYPHRPDINSTTHPGADLKENFCRNPDSSTSGPWCYTTDPTVRREECSIPVCGQEGRTTVKMTPRSRGSKENLSPPLGECLLERGRLYQGNLAVTTLGSPCLAWDSLPTKTLSKYQNFDPEVKLVQNFCRNPDRDEEGAWCFVAQQPGFEYCSLNYCDEAVGEENHDGDESIAGRTTDAEFHTFFDERTFGLGEADCGLRPLFEKKSLTDKTEKELLDSYIDGRIVEGWDAEKGIAPWQVMLFRKSPQELLCGASLISDRWVLTAAHCILYPPWDKNFTENDLLVRIGKHSRTRYERNVEKISMLEKIYIHPRYNWRENLDRDIALLKLKKPVPFSDYIHPVCLPDKQTVTSLLQAGYKGRVTGWGNLRETWTTNINEIQPSVLQVVNLPIVERPVCKASTRIRITDNMFCAGFKVNDTKRGDACEGDSGGPFVMKSPYNHRWYQMGIVSWGEGCDRNGKYGFYTHVFRLKRWMQKVIDQHR, from the exons ATGTCGCACGTCCGCGGCCTGGGCCTACCTGGCTGCctggctctggctgccctggctagcctggtacACAGTCAGCATG TGTTCCTGGCCCCTCAGCAAGCACTGTCGCTGCTCCAGCGGGTCCGCAGAGCCAACAGCGGCTTCCTGGAGGAGCTCCGAAAGGGCAACCTGGAGCGTGAGTGCGTGGAAGAGCAGTGCAGCTATGAGGAGGCTTTTGAGGCCCTGGAGTCTCCCCAAGACACG GATGTGTTCTGGGCCAAGTACACAG TGTGTGATTCAGTGAGGAAACCTCGAGAGACCTTCATGGACTGTCTAGAAG GTCGCTGTGCTATGGATCTGGGTCTGAACTACCATGGGAATGTGAGTGTCACCCATACCGGCATCGAGTGTCAGCTGTGGCGAAGCCGCTACCCACACAGGCCTGA CATCAACTCCACCACCCATCCTGGGGCTGACCTGAAGGAGAACTTCTGCCGAAATCCAGACAGCAGCACCTCAGGGCCCTGGTGCTACACCACAGACCCTACTGTGCGCAGAGAGGAATGCAGTATCCCTGTCTGTG GTCAGGAGGGCCGTACCACTGTGAAAATGACTCCTCGCTCAAGAGGTTCCAAGGAGAATCTGTCGCCTCCATTGGGAGAGTGCCTCCTCGAGCGTGGCCGGCTGTACCAGGGGAACTTAGCTGTGACAACACTTGGGTCCCCCTGCCTGGCCTGGGACAGTTTGCCAACCAAGACCCTGAGCAAGTACCAGAACTTCGACCCTGAGGTGAAACTCGTGCAAAACTTCTGCCGCAATCCAGACCGGGATGAGGAGGGCGCGTGGTGCTTTGTTGCGCAGCAGCCTGGTTTTGAATACTGCAGCCTCAACTACTGTG ATGAAGCGGTGGGAGAGGAGAACCATGACGGGGACGAGTCCATCGCAGGACGCACCACCGACGCGGAGTTCCACACCTTCTTCGATGAGAGGACTTTCGGCCTTGGGGAGGCAG ACTGTGGCCTGCGGCCTTTGTTCGAGAAGAAGTCCTTGACAGACAAAACGGAAAAGGAGCTTCTTGATTCTTACATAGATGGGCGCATCGTGGAGGGCTGGGACGCTGAGAAGGGTATCGCCCCATG GCAGGTGATGCTTTTTCGGAAGAGTCCCCAAGAGCTGCTGTGTGGAGCCAGCCTTATCAGTGATCGATGGGTCCTCACTGCTGCCCACTGCATTCTGTACCCACCCTGGGACAAGAACTTCACTGAGAATGACCTCCTGGTGCGCATTGGCAAGCACTCCAGAACCAG ATATGAGCGGAATGTTGAAAAGATCTCCATGCTGGAAAAGATCTACATCCACCCCAGATATAACTGGCGGGAAAACCTAGACCGTGACATTGCTCTGCTCAAGCTAAAGAAGCCAGTGCCCTTCAGTGACTACATTCACCCCGTGTGCTTGCCAGACAAGCAGACAGTAACCAG TTTGCTCCAGGCTGGTTATAAAGGGCGGGTGACAGGCTGGGGCAACCTTCGGGAGACGTGGACAACTAACATCAACGAGATACAGCCCAGCGTCCTGCAGGTGGTGAACCTGCCCATTGTAGAGCGACCAGTGTGCAAGGCCTCTACCCGGATACGCATTACTGACAACATGTTCTGTGCTG GCTTCAAGGTGAATGACACCAAGCGAGGAGATGCTTGTGAAGGTGACAGTGGGGGACCTTTTGTCATGAAG AGCCCCTACAACCACCGCTGGTACCAAATGGGTATTGTCTCCTGGGGTGAAGGCTGTGACCGGAATGGGAAATATGGCTTCTACACGCACGTGTTCCGTCTGAAAAGGTGGATGCAGAAAGTCATTGATCAGCATAGATAG